The following is a genomic window from Puntigrus tetrazona isolate hp1 chromosome 20, ASM1883169v1, whole genome shotgun sequence.
TGAAAGTCACAAGAGATATAAGTTAGAGGGGCACCGTCCTTGTTTTTCACACTGTGTAGAAAACTGTGGGTTtctgtataaaacatttttaaagtcaatGGAGTGAGCCGTATTTTGGTTGCCATGACAGCAGCTAAAAGTAGttgttaaaaaaactttaacttaCGGTCAACATTGTACTAAAGTGCTTGAGAAAATGCATTAATCATGTGCGtgacttttttcttgtttgtgtcTGCCACACAGGTGACATCAGGTGCAAGGGGATGACCGAACGCATTCACCACATTAATCTCCACAACTTTAGCAATTCTGTACTTGAGACCCTCAATGAGCAGCGAAACCGCGGGCACTTCTGTGACGTGACTGTTCGGATCCATGGTAGCATGCTGCGAGCTCACCGTTGTGTGCTGGCTGCAGGCAGCCCCTTCTTTCAGGACAAGCTGCTCCTGGGCTACAGTGACATCGAGATCCCCTCTGTGGTTTCTGTACAGTCCGTCCAGAAACTGATTGACTTCATGTACAGCGGTGTGCTGCGGGTCTCCCAGTCTGAGGCCCTGCAGATCCTCACAGCTGCCAGCATACTTCAGATCAAGACCGTCATCGACGAATGCACCCGCATTGTTTCACAAAATGTTGGCATTGCTGGATCTGGCAGCTTTTCCGTCGTCCCAGGCGACTCGGGGCAGGAGACACCACGGGGAACTCCTGAGTCTGGCACGTCCGGTCCCAGTAGTGATGCCGAATCAGGCTACATGCAAACATCTCACCAGAGCCTTGACCGCGTTTATTCCTCGCTTTATTCCAGCTGTTCTGGGTTGGGCCTGCAAAACGGTACCCGTGGAAATCGCTCCCACTATGCCAGTACCGCGGTGACAGCCAGCTACGACTCGCCCCTTCCACTACAGCAGAAGGAGGGAGGGCAGGACCCTGCCTGGATCACACGCATCCACGAGCGTTCGCAGCAGATGGAGCGCTTCCTGGTCACGTCGGAGACTACACACTGCCGTAAACAGCCTCGTCCAGTGAGGCTCCACACAGGTGATATTCACATCAAGCAGGAGCAAGGGGACGAGTACAACTGCTACGGGCTTGAGGACTGCCGCGAGGACAGCGAACAGCTGGAGTGTGTCGAAAGTGAGCCCAAAGGCGAGAGCTTTGACTCCGGCGTCAGCTCTTCCATTGGCACGGAAACGGATTCTGTTGAGCAGCCGTTCTTGTCTGGCTTTGCCCGAGACAACTGTCCAAACAAAGGCCTGCAAGGCGAGCGTGGAACCCCTGTGCAGATCGAGGTCAACGATTCATCTCCCGAGCAGAACCAAGAGACAGTTGAAGACGGGACTAGAAACGGTCCTTCTCAAGAGAGTGGTGAGCTTGGAATCCATCAGCCGCCACAAGCCAACCTAACAGCAGCCCAGTCCATGCCTGGTGGGCCATACCTGCGGCCAGGTGAGCCACTTACCAGCAACCTGCGTATGCCCCTCACCTTGACCAGCAACACCCAGGTAATGGGAACCGCAGGCAACACTTACTTGCCTACACTCTTTGCAACCCAGTCAGCCAGCGACAACAAGCCTTTCCTCTTCAGTCTGCCCCAGTCCATTGGGAGTCAGCAGCCCCAATTTGTGGCAGTGCCCTCTCCCAGCATGCCTCCATTCCCCGGCGGACTGACGGTGCCACCAGGTGGAAGTCAGCAGCAAGGTGGTGCTGCAGTGGGACAGCATGGGGAGAAGAAGCCCTACGCATGCACTCTTTGTTGTAAGACCTTTACTGCCAAACAAAACTACGTGAAACACATGTTTGTGCACACAGGTGAGTTCCTTTGGCCTTCATTTCTGTATGGTTAGCTAGTATCCGATTATATCCATAAGCTAATCTGAAGCACTTTGATTCAAGGTGAATAATTGGTAGCAGTTATTGTGAATTTGCCTGGTTTCCTCATTGGATTAGGCATTATGTTATAAGCTGCCCAGTTCATTTCAGCAGTTTGACTAGTATCCGTCAGGACCTCAAAATTATTGATATGATTCTTCAGTTAATGGGCTTTAACTCAAAGATTAGACTCAAAGAAACGAAAGCTTTGTCTTAGGCAAAGTCTCTAAGCTTTACACAGAATGTACTCAAGCTATTTGCCAAATGCATGCCAGTTTCAGCTTTGTCATTGTGtatatgcagttttttgttttcttgttttatatatatatataaaaagtctGCCCtctgtttagttatttatttaagttttttggTCACGCCACAAagtcattgtcatttttggaagGTGCTTTATCTTAAACAGCTTTCAGTAGATACTTTATCAACCTGGCTTTTTGCAGTGACATGTCCACTTGTGAGAAGCCGAGTTGTGATAATAACTCTTACTGTTTTGGAGTCGTCTCTTCTGGAGACTGATCTTGTGAACTGATTGCAATTTATTAGCGTATTCTGAAATGACTTAACGCTCCTAAAGCGTACAGTAAAATATCCTTCCTTTAAAAGAGCGTTCAAGTATAGCAATGTTAAGTTTGGTAGGATAATTAAATTTGACACTGTGAACCCCTGAAGTAGGTTACCGTGCAATAATGATCTGTCGTCAGGCCGCAACCAGCATCGTGTAATCgtatatgtttattaaaacagtcAGACTTTGATCCTTGGTACGTCCTTAAACATGCTGCCATAAATGAATCACAGGAGCTTTTATCATACAGTACagcacaaaagatattttactATAACGACAGATTGCTTGTGACCTAGAAGATTGTGGCTGCCAAGAACTTATGTAAATAACTGACCAGTGTGGAATTACAGCAATATACATTTACTTCCTTGTGATTTCTCATCATTCaacctatttttatgcatttactcTTCTTGTTTTCcgtttctttttctgttatggagttgttttttaatgaattctttATACCTAATTAAATCGGTTTtgagtttcattttaaaatcagtagAAATGACTGCCACACAGCTTTACATGTGATTCCTGATTGGAATAACAACCATGAAAATTCCCATTCAAAGTTTAACCGAAAAAAGAATATATGAGCTGATGAAATGACAGCCAACCTAGCAGATTCATATGAAATGTGTTTAGGTTTTGAATCAATCGTTATTAAAATTTGATTAAGAGTATGTTTACATACAGTAAAGCAACACcaaaattcatattcatactGACTAAAAACTGCTAATATAACTTTAGATTTGCTCATTAGACATCACTggtataaaaaaatcaaatatgtttttgatgaGAAAAGAGACGTGTATGAAATTTCAATGTAGCTTAAGCATGTTGACTGTGGTGGCCTTTTTAGATTTCGAAATTTGACATTACTGTTGCTAGGTAACCACAGCACTAATTAATtccataattaaaattaatacgTTTAGCAACATTAATAATCTGCATACAAAGTTCAACTTTTCATAAAAAGTTACAGTTAAAAGCAAGagcaaaaattttattattttaatgatatgcACAGAGAATCAAACGTCAGTTTTTTTGGAAGGTTCtatcagaaaacaaaacacagacatcATGAGTTAAAGAGGAACGTGTCGCATTTCAGGTCTGTAGCTGTCACATTACATGCTTATTATTGCTCAAATGGTTTTCCTGCAAAATACGGTAACTTTTCACCCTACTGTCATAAAAAGCAGAAGGAGAACCTGCTCAGCTTCGCATAGCATGATCAAAATGATCAGTGACGTGATTGACCGCGGTCCCTTTCTAACGAGTTTGTTCTCTGTGCTCTTTTAGGTGAAAAGCCGCACCAGTGCAGTATCTGCTGGCGTTCGTTCTCGCTGAAGGATTATCTCATCAAACACATGGTTACACATACAGGAGTCCGAGCATACCAGTGCAGCATCTGCAACAAACGCTTCACCCAGAAGAGCTCGCTCAACGTCCACATGCGCTTGCACCGTGGAGAGAAGTCCTACGAGTGCTACATCTGCAAGAAGAAGTTCTCCCACAAGACCCTGCTGGAGCGCCACATGGCCCTGCACAGCACCGAAACCGGGGTCTCCGGGGTCAGTGCCGCCGGGAGCGGCGGAGGCCCCGCATCCATCCCGGTTGCGATGGCTGTTCCCGAGCCGGGAGCGGGAGTGGTGGCTCTCGCCATGCCAGTGGGAGCGGGCGGAGCAGGGGGCGGAGTCGGAAGCACCGGAGTGGGCGTTGCTGCGGAAGCCAGCTGCCAGGAGGGGACCACCTACATGTGCTCCGTGTGCCCTGTCAAGTTTGACCAAATCGAGCACTTCAATGACCACATGCGCAAGCATGTCTCCGACGGataagtacaaataaaaaaaaactcgcgtaaacatgaaaaagaatgaaatgataACGAAAACGgcactagattttttttttcttatattggGGCATGAAGAGTAATGAGTATAGACACTGGCACATTAagttttctagaaaaaaaaaagaagcgtttaatttcttttctttttttttgtccttgctattcttaaagaataaaaaaagatggtGGCCTTAAGGCTGTGTAGTTGGATAATGATCCACTGGCTGGATCCATACTACTGGCCTCTAAATGTATGCTTTCCTTAAATACTGATTTATGTGTTGAACACTACCGAAAGGCCTGCGAAAGaacacacaagaaaaaaaaattcacatgcgcacacacacacacacacactgagacatacacacaaacacaaatacacataccCATGCATGCACTCACACGCACAAACTACTTATACACACTTATATATGGTAGAGgtattttgtatgtatgtgtatttgtgcatGTGAGCGTGCGtgtgcacaaaaataaatattgcagtGAATTTTTTAAACTTGTAGATCTTTTCCCATGTAGACCGTATTGGACACTATAAGCGTCCAAGCTTACTGTGGTATAgattcaaaaaaaaaggaaaaaaaatgaaagaaaaagagatttgGCTCTAGATTCATTCTAAAATAATGATGGTCACGTGTTTGCCTTTTTATGTGCGATAAGAATAGGAGAGTTGTTCAATTTGACActgggtttttatttattattatggcATTGAGGGATTATGATGTTGATGTTGTCAAGGTACAAGCCAGTTTTATTAACTGTACTAAAATGGGAATTTTTGAGTGGcttgatgaatgaatgattattatgattatgactATGATTACGGTTATGACATTTTCCTTTTCTCCCACCCCATTTTTTTCCCCCGATGGTTCAGGtcaagtttacaaaaaaaaaagagagagagagagtttatcAACGACAGTATTCGAGCAAAAACTTTGAATGCCGTTAATAATTTCCAATTCGTTTTGCATACACTGCCACTAAGAAGACGACTGTT
Proteins encoded in this region:
- the zbtb20 gene encoding zinc finger and BTB domain-containing protein 20, with protein sequence MTERIHHINLHNFSNSVLETLNEQRNRGHFCDVTVRIHGSMLRAHRCVLAAGSPFFQDKLLLGYSDIEIPSVVSVQSVQKLIDFMYSGVLRVSQSEALQILTAASILQIKTVIDECTRIVSQNVGIAGSGSFSVVPGDSGQETPRGTPESGTSGPSSDAESGYMQTSHQSLDRVYSSLYSSCSGLGLQNGTRGNRSHYASTAVTASYDSPLPLQQKEGGQDPAWITRIHERSQQMERFLVTSETTHCRKQPRPVRLHTGDIHIKQEQGDEYNCYGLEDCREDSEQLECVESEPKGESFDSGVSSSIGTETDSVEQPFLSGFARDNCPNKGLQGERGTPVQIEVNDSSPEQNQETVEDGTRNGPSQESGELGIHQPPQANLTAAQSMPGGPYLRPGEPLTSNLRMPLTLTSNTQVMGTAGNTYLPTLFATQSASDNKPFLFSLPQSIGSQQPQFVAVPSPSMPPFPGGLTVPPGGSQQQGGAAVGQHGEKKPYACTLCCKTFTAKQNYVKHMFVHTGEKPHQCSICWRSFSLKDYLIKHMVTHTGVRAYQCSICNKRFTQKSSLNVHMRLHRGEKSYECYICKKKFSHKTLLERHMALHSTETGVSGVSAAGSGGGPASIPVAMAVPEPGAGVVALAMPVGAGGAGGGVGSTGVGVAAEASCQEGTTYMCSVCPVKFDQIEHFNDHMRKHVSDG